The Paenibacillus sp. FSL W8-0426 region ACCCGGGGTCGTAACACTTCCCTGGGTCTCCTGCTCCGGATTGTCCGTATTCGATTCAGGCTCCTCCTCCTCGGTAGCAGGGTCAGTCCCTCCGTTATTCTCTACCTCCGCTGGCGAAGGCTTAGGACCCAAGGTATCGCCCTCACCACCGGATGTTTGCCCATCCGGGGCTGCCGACGTTTCATCTGCCTTCTCGGTAAGCTGAACCGTGGCATGAAGAGTGCCGGACGAATCATCAAGCTTGGCAAAACGGGGCAGCTCTGCCTGCAGCTGCACATTGTGCGTGCCGCTGTCCAAACCTGTAAGGTCTGCCGTCAATTTGATATCGCCTTCCGACACGCCTTGCAGCATGCTTTCCGGTCCGCGCAGCGTAACGTCAAGCCCACCGCTTTTGGGTGTAACCAGGGTGCCTTCCAATCCTTCACCGATCCCTGCCAGCGTAATCGGAATGTTGGAAAACACCTTGGTGGTCTCCTCAGCTTCATTGTAAGGCGAGATCGTAACCTTGAGTTGAATCGAACTAGGCTCGATTTTCTCAAAACCGGAAGGCGGCGTCAAGTCCACGTTAACTGTGGAGGTACCTGCCTGATCAAACTGGGTGAGATCCAGGGTCACTTGGTCGTAGGACTGTATGCCCGCCAATGCCTGCTCGTTCCCATATACCATGACTTCTTTCACGTTCGGCTCTACGCTGGACAACACCAAGTCCTCCGGCAGTTGGCCTGAATATGTGATTCTTAAGGGTATAGAAACATAGGGCTGATTGACCGGAATCCGTACATCCACCGTTTCCGGTGCAATCACTGCATTTTCAATCACTTTGCCTTCGGTATCATAGGCTTGAAGTTTAACTTTTTTCTGCACGATGTCTTCTTTGGCATCCTTGATGCTTACGGTACCCTGAACTTTGGCCACAGCGTCCATTTGCCCCTCGGGTAACGTCACTTTAACCTGGCCGGAAGGCTCCACGACCGGAGTCCCGACGGTGTACCCTTCCGCGGCTTTCCCTTCCGGTACAATATTCACATCGAATGATTTCGTGCTCAGTTTCTCCACGTTCACCGTCACCATCGAAGGCTCCATGCTGACGACCTCAACGCCTGATGGCAGATCGGGCACGAGCGGCAGCGTGTTGGATCCGTCTTTCACGCCGCTCAGATCCACGAGCACTTTGTAGTCGTCGTTCGTGAATATGGACGTCAGTCTTGAACGTTGGCCCTTGATTTCTAAACGAACCTCATCGGTGCTTAACGACGTCAGCACATACGCGCTGCTATCCAGCCCGTAGGGCTGAATGGCTACCGTTCGCTCCACAACGTGGCTGCTCGTTCCCGTAGTGATCGTTGGCGTCGTAGGCACTTCGTCCAAATGAATCATGAACCAAAGCAGCAGGCTTACGGCCAAAGCAAGGACCTTGGCAAAATTGTTGTTATTGAACCATTTATCCATTACGCCGTCCCTCCTTCCGTCTCAAGAGGAACGCCAGTCCCTTTTTCTTGGACAAATTGGAGGTTGGCCGAAGTTCTTCATACAGTTTGGCAATCAATGATTCTTCCTTGATGTCGCGCACGATCTGACCATTCATGGCCAAAGACACTTGCCCTGTCTCCTCGGAAACGATGAGGCATACCGCATCCGCTACCTCCGTAATGCCAATCGCCGCACGATGGCGAGTTCCGAGTTCCTTGCTGATAAACGGATTTTCGGACAATGGCAGGTAACAGGCTGCGGCAGTGATTTGTTTGCCCTGAATAATGACCGCCCCATCATGAAGCGGCGTATTCGGAATAAATATGTTGATCATCAGTTCAGAGCTGACCAAGGACTGCATTTGAATGCCTGATTCCGTATAATCGTTCAATCCGGTTTCACGCTCAAATACGACCAGAGCCCCGATTTTCCGGCGCGACAAATAGTTCACGGACTTAATGATCTCTCCAATAAGCACGGTTAACTCCTCGTCGCTGGCTGCGGTCGACCGGCCAAACAGTTTGCCCCGGCCCAACTGCTCCAAACCGCGGCGAAGCTCGGGCTGAAAGATGATAAAGACGGCAACGACGCCGAACGTAAACATCTGATTCATCAGCCATTTCAACGTATACAGGTTCAGCCAAGTGCTCAACGCCCAGATCAGGACAAGAAACAAAATGCCCTTAAGAAGCTGGACGGCCCGCGTACCCCGTACAAGCAAAATCAGTTTGTACATAATATAGGTAACGATTAATATATCGATAATGTCCTTGATGGACTCTTGCCAAGTCAAGTCAGCAAAATAGTTCATAACCCAGCCCCCGTTGTCCCAATGGTGAGTAAACCCTGCTCCGATATTTACCCCTTCAGGGATTTGTATGACCAAGATTCTCTTCGCAACCGGTATGTTCCCGATCGAAAAGAAAGCAAGAGAAACTCTATATGTAGTATTATGTTCTCTTTAGTATCTAGGTTATAACGTTAACGTTCATGTTGCAAGTTGCGTCGGTCTCAAACTGCACATATTACGCGAAATTCCCATAAATTTCATAGAAATTGACTCCGCAGCTCCTCATACGGAATCAGGAACCTGACTTTGATATAAAATTCCTTCCTCATAACTACAAAAAGGCACCCCCTAGTTATCGGAGGTACCTGCCTGGCATTTTACCATGAACGAATTTGCCGACCTAGCGATAGGCCACTTCATTCACCATATTGGTTATTTTGTACCAGAACCAGTCGAGTGCTTGATCAATGCTTTTGACCTGACCGGAAATATGAGCCGTCGACGCCTGATACAGCTGTCCATCAATCACCGTCAGATTGCCATTCACTTCACCGTACACCTGGGCGGTTCCATTTTCTATTGTAAGATCGCCCGCAATTGACTTGCCTTCCGGAACAATAACCTTATTGCCTTCAATGACAATCTGGTCCAGATTCTTGCCTTTAACGACCATTTCGTTATTTTGATTCCAGAAACTCCAAGCGCTAAAGAGCATCACGACCAAAAAGAAGGCTGCCGCCGTCAGCGCAGGATGTCCTTTGATCCATTTGAACCATTTCTGCTGTCTTTTAGGCTGGGGCAGAGCGTTCATAATCCGATTGGTCAGCTCATCCGAGGCAGACGGCGAATAATGTTTCATGGCAAAGAGCAGCATTTCCGTCTGTTCCAACTCTTTAAAGCGCATGCGGCACTCTGAACAGGTGATAAGGTGACTTTTCAGTTCAACCTTCTGCGCCGGGGACAACGACTCATCCAAACATTCATGCATTAAAGAGACGGCCGAGTTGCAATCCATATGAGAGCCAATCCTTTCTTCAATCACTTAGTCCATGCCCCTGTAAGAAGCAGGCATAAGACTTGCACACATTACATACGTATCCGATTCGGATATGTTTCAAAATAATTCGCCCAAAAAAATGCTGCGAATTATAACTTGAATTCCAGTTTTTTACGCAAAAATTCCCGGCCCCGATGAACGCGCGTCTTGATCGTTGTTACGGGCATGCCGGTGACATCGCTGATTTCCTGCAGCGACAGGTCCTGTAAATATCTCAATACCATGACCGACTTGTACTTGGCCGGAAGACTGTCAATCGCTTCGCGGATCAGTGTTTGTGTCTCGGAAAGCAGAGCTTCGCTCTCCGGCGTTCGATCATCGCTTGGGAGCATGGCATAGCCGTCGGTTCCCTCTTGATCATTCAATTCCGCATCCAAGGAAAACGACGGCTTCTTCCTGCGCAATCGGTCGATGCACAGATTGGTAGCTATACGATATATCCAGGTTGAGAACTTTTGGTTGGGATCATACTTTTCCATATTACGGAACACGCGCAAAAAGGTTTCTTGTACAACGTCTTCCGCTTCATGTCTATTGCTCAGCATGCGGTATGCCAAATGAAACAGTTTGTCCTTGTATAATTCTACGATTTCTGCAAAGGCCCGCTGGTCACCCTTAAGCACCAGCTTGACGAGCCTGTTCTCCAAATTGTCCACCTATATTCCCCCAGACATGCTGATGGGTTTTCCGTCTTCTGATACCCGTCCACACTTGTAATTCACCAATCAAATCGTAAATCAACTTTGGTCAAAAATCAAGACTGTGTCCGCAATTATCCGCTAAAAACAGTAAAAAACGG contains the following coding sequences:
- a CDS encoding CdaR family protein; the protein is MDKWFNNNNFAKVLALAVSLLLWFMIHLDEVPTTPTITTGTSSHVVERTVAIQPYGLDSSAYVLTSLSTDEVRLEIKGQRSRLTSIFTNDDYKVLVDLSGVKDGSNTLPLVPDLPSGVEVVSMEPSMVTVNVEKLSTKSFDVNIVPEGKAAEGYTVGTPVVEPSGQVKVTLPEGQMDAVAKVQGTVSIKDAKEDIVQKKVKLQAYDTEGKVIENAVIAPETVDVRIPVNQPYVSIPLRITYSGQLPEDLVLSSVEPNVKEVMVYGNEQALAGIQSYDQVTLDLTQFDQAGTSTVNVDLTPPSGFEKIEPSSIQLKVTISPYNEAEETTKVFSNIPITLAGIGEGLEGTLVTPKSGGLDVTLRGPESMLQGVSEGDIKLTADLTGLDSGTHNVQLQAELPRFAKLDDSSGTLHATVQLTEKADETSAAPDGQTSGGEGDTLGPKPSPAEVENNGGTDPATEEEEPESNTDNPEQETQGSVTTPGTSSNLGNDAGSNP
- the cdaA gene encoding diadenylate cyclase CdaA; this translates as MNYFADLTWQESIKDIIDILIVTYIMYKLILLVRGTRAVQLLKGILFLVLIWALSTWLNLYTLKWLMNQMFTFGVVAVFIIFQPELRRGLEQLGRGKLFGRSTAASDEELTVLIGEIIKSVNYLSRRKIGALVVFERETGLNDYTESGIQMQSLVSSELMINIFIPNTPLHDGAVIIQGKQITAAACYLPLSENPFISKELGTRHRAAIGITEVADAVCLIVSEETGQVSLAMNGQIVRDIKEESLIAKLYEELRPTSNLSKKKGLAFLLRRKEGRRNG
- a CDS encoding zf-HC2 domain-containing protein, whose amino-acid sequence is MDCNSAVSLMHECLDESLSPAQKVELKSHLITCSECRMRFKELEQTEMLLFAMKHYSPSASDELTNRIMNALPQPKRQQKWFKWIKGHPALTAAAFFLVVMLFSAWSFWNQNNEMVVKGKNLDQIVIEGNKVIVPEGKSIAGDLTIENGTAQVYGEVNGNLTVIDGQLYQASTAHISGQVKSIDQALDWFWYKITNMVNEVAYR
- the sigW gene encoding RNA polymerase sigma factor SigW, with the translated sequence MDNLENRLVKLVLKGDQRAFAEIVELYKDKLFHLAYRMLSNRHEAEDVVQETFLRVFRNMEKYDPNQKFSTWIYRIATNLCIDRLRRKKPSFSLDAELNDQEGTDGYAMLPSDDRTPESEALLSETQTLIREAIDSLPAKYKSVMVLRYLQDLSLQEISDVTGMPVTTIKTRVHRGREFLRKKLEFKL